From the Trifolium pratense cultivar HEN17-A07 linkage group LG4, ARS_RC_1.1, whole genome shotgun sequence genome, the window aaaataaacgtaagggaccaaattgatactttttaaacgtaagggaccaaattgaaacctaaaataaacgtaagggaccaaatgtgtagttaaaccttatttttattattcacAAATCCCGGGATCTAGCATTTGAGTTTTTATTCTACTATACTATTTTTGCCAATTCTACTAAGAGATGGCAAATTTTGAAAGATAATGTAAAATGCTTGACTCCAAAATCATTATCATCCACTCGTTGGGAGAGTCATGTAGAAAGTGTCAAAGCTATTAAAACTCAAATGTCAGAGTTTACAGAAGCTTTACTTGAAGTGTCAGAAAATGATAGTGATTCTAAAATAAGTAGTGAAGCTAAATCCTTAGCAACAAATGAGCTTggtgattttaagtttttaaagtcgataattatttgatttgaaatattatttgcaATGAATGCAGTTAGCAAGTTCCTACAATCAAGAGATATGGTTATTGATGTTGCTATGAAACAAATAACAGGGTTGATTTCATATTTTAAGGAATATAGAGAAATTGGTTTTAAAAATGCCTTGAATTGTGCTACGGAAATTGCTATTGAATTGAATATAGACCCGGTATTTCCTCAAAAGCGTATAATTCAAAGAAAAAGACAGTTTGATGAGAATTTGAATACTCCGACAGTTCAACTATCTGAAGAGGAATCTTTTAGagttaattattttcttaaccTTGTTGATCAAGCTATTGTATCTCTTAATAAGAGATTTGAGCAATACCAAcaatatgaaagtgtttttGGTTTCTTGTTTAGTTCTCGAAGGTTTCAATCATTGGACAATCCAACTTTAGCGTCTTGTTGAAGTCATTTTGAAGAAGCATTGAAACATAATGAGCAATGTGATATTGATGGGAAAGAGTTATGTATGGAGTTAAGGTTACTAAGAGAGATGTTGCCTGCGGAAGAAATCGGACCTATTGGTATATTAAAGTTTTTGAAAGGCATGAATTGTTTTCCTAATACAACTATTGCATATCGAATTTTATTGACAATTCCTGTGACAGTTGCCTCTGCAGAAAGAAGTTTCTCAAAATTGAAGTTGTTGAAGTCATACTTGCGGTCTACCATGTTACAAGAAAGGCTTAATGGGTTAGCATTGATAGCAATTGAGAATGACTTGTTGGAGAATATACAATATGAAGATTTGGTTGAtgaatttgcttcaaaaaatgcTAGAAGGGGGGCTTTTTTTAAGTAGCTAAAATgtattttgataatattgattacaatatgactttttttttattagtcataacaatgaatgattatttttgatgttattgaaattgtttataatttagatatattatatttttataaggggtccatttttattttttgccctGGACCTCTAAATACTCGGAGACGGTCCTGTTATTCGCTATAAACTAAAAGCATAGCTTAAAAGCTATTCGCTATAAACGCATCcactataaactagcttattagTGATCAGCAATTTTTTACCATAACAGAGTCTCCCTCcttgaaattaaatttattagacAATGCAATTATTTTCAACCGAGTTATCCGATTTTATCTAGTTTAATCATGTAGTCCGATCATTTACAATATGCATTTTGCAACGATGGTTACTGTCAGCAAAGTACAAGCTGAGAAGCGATAATAGTAGGAAGATTGGGGCTTTTCAGAAAAGTATAATTGCTTTGTCTTATTTTGGCTTTGCGTCAAGTCGTGCTATGCTATGCTATGCCCCCCAAACAATGAATGTCGATATAAAAGATTGAATGGATGTCCTTGCTTAGGTTTGGTGGAACTCTTTAGTTGCTATCACTTTGATTCTTTACTTTCTTACCACTAAAAATGCACTTCATTAGATAAGTTTTCTGAGACTCAATGatagaatttataaaaaaaaattatgatatttttttatagctttttttgaatttatttttataaattctctaaaattagtttatcaaaataaatagaatatataaaattaatttagttttatcTAATGCTGTAAAATTATAAAGTTTTTGTAAACTTATGCAtaaactatgaagcacggacacataCACGGATATCGGATACCGGATACGACACGGatactgacacgtcgacaccgataaaaatttggaaaaatcacataatttagtgtaattataatttatttcatttttaggtatgtttaacaagtgtcccggacactgtttagcatgacccttcgTAATAAGCTCGCTCTTGCAAATATATGTGAATATAaaaaggtgaattcttcggtacacatattatgtggatgtgtaccggtacaccgctgatgtggttaacaagtaatatagtaattaatgcagatttgtcaaaaaaaatatattaatgcagattttgtttctttattaagtttttttatattaaacactactttttaatattggcAAATGTATcattccacaataaatcaaacaatacatcatatctttcaacttatatatgattttcaacaaattcaaatattttaatattattctaatatcttataaataatattattttagtattttgtattttcttaaaaattaaaatatgattttaataacttttttaattattcaaacaaaaaaaaacttttaaagttattaatatgatttatccaactacgattttaatatttcaatattattacctttcaattttttttaatattattagtttataaagattaatattcatttaccaCCTAATCATTAgtgcatataattattaaaaaatatttattttttagtaaaaaaaacttaatttttttaatatgtttatatatttattataatattgttaattttagtGATTCGTTATATTTTacagggttaaataagtttgttatcgatacaaaattactaaatttaatttttcatctttataagaaaatgtcatgttttgatccccacaaaatgtttatgcatgcaattttggtcatgttgtaaagttgatgtatatttttgatgattttgcAAACATGTATAgcgcattataaaaagtttgtctAAAAGTAAGGagcacaaaatttgatttctaggtcaaaatattcgttacttttatcttgatattttgatttacaaaattcatatttaattcgtctcatattaaaaaatactaaagttttgtaaatgaacttttGATATTGTTCTAGACATGCTTAtttgtcgaaatttaaattcataagttattgttagtcaattaagtgatattgaacgacttgactgagaaaaattgaattccttaataaagtaaatataattagttaagttggcatatgaactatgtttcaagttgaagg encodes:
- the LOC123922094 gene encoding zinc finger MYM-type protein 1-like; translated protein: MSEFTEALLEVSENDSDSKISSEAKSLATNELVSKFLQSRDMVIDVAMKQITGLISYFKEYREIGFKNALNCATEIAIELNIDPVFPQKRIIQRKRQFDENLNTPTVQLSEEESFRVNYFLNLVDQAIVSLNKRFEQYQQYESVFGFLFSSRSHFEEALKHNEQCDIDGKELCMELRLLREMLPAEEIGPIGILKFLKGMNCFPNTTIAYRILLTIPVTVASAERSFSKLKLLKSYLRSTMLQERLNGLALIAIENDLLENIQYEDLVDEFASKNARRGAFFK